In Arcobacter ellisii, a genomic segment contains:
- a CDS encoding 4-hydroxy-3-methylbut-2-enyl diphosphate reductase, which produces MEIKLASNYGFCFGVKRAIKIAEDYKNSATMGPLIHNQDEINRLKNDFNVGLYTNLSDVKENDTVIIRTHGIPKNDLKNLRKLNAKVINATCPFVTTPQQIVKKMSSEGYSILIFGDADHPEVKGVQSYGEDQDDVHIILEPSDLEKITFKNNKIATVAQTTKKKEKYLEIVNALILKNKEVRVFNTICDATFENQDAARELSKEVDIMIVIGGKNSSNTKQLHSICIENCPDSYLIENENELDINWFLNKKLCGITAGASTPDWIIQQVVNKIKSFN; this is translated from the coding sequence ATGGAAATTAAATTAGCATCAAATTATGGATTTTGTTTTGGTGTAAAAAGAGCTATTAAAATTGCTGAAGACTATAAGAATTCGGCAACAATGGGACCACTAATTCATAATCAAGATGAAATAAATAGATTAAAAAATGATTTTAATGTAGGTTTATATACAAATTTAAGTGATGTGAAAGAGAATGATACAGTAATCATCAGAACACATGGTATTCCTAAAAATGATTTAAAAAATTTAAGAAAATTAAATGCAAAAGTCATAAATGCAACTTGTCCTTTTGTTACTACTCCTCAACAAATAGTTAAAAAAATGTCAAGTGAAGGGTACTCTATTCTTATTTTTGGAGATGCTGATCATCCTGAAGTAAAAGGTGTACAATCATATGGAGAAGACCAAGATGATGTACATATTATTTTAGAACCATCTGATTTAGAAAAAATCACTTTTAAAAATAATAAAATTGCAACCGTTGCACAAACTACAAAAAAGAAAGAAAAGTATCTTGAAATTGTAAATGCCTTAATTTTAAAAAATAAAGAAGTTAGAGTATTTAACACAATTTGTGATGCTACATTTGAGAATCAAGATGCAGCAAGAGAACTATCAAAAGAAGTTGATATTATGATTGTAATTGGTGGTAAAAATTCATCAAATACAAAACAATTACACTCAATTTGTATTGAAAATTGTCCCGATTCATATCTAATAGAAAATGAAAATGAACTAGATATAAATTGGTTTTTAAACAAAAAATTGTGTGGAATAACTGCTGGTGCAAGCACGCCTGACTGGATAATTCAACAAGTAGTAAACAAAATAAAATCATTTAACTAA
- a CDS encoding 30S ribosomal protein S1 — protein sequence MGIEDIDLGEDFDFEQMLNESFENSENNSVVDGVIVEITNERVLVDVGQKIEGQLSVSEITIGGEVKYKVGDVIPVMLMGNRGERPSISHKKVLQKEKFDAFVKAHGENFEDVTIEGKIVSVKQRGGFIIEDADGCEYFMPMAQSYLKAQGAIGKTVKAKVIKVNKAQNSIIVSRKKLIEESKAVKDNKVTEILDNKEPINGIIKKITSYGMFVDLGGIDGLVNYNEISYKGPVNPANYYNEGDEVSVVVLSYDKAKQHLSLSIKAALSNPWEEIKDELEVGDTITVTVSNFESYGAFVDLGNDIEGLLHISEISWNKNLKNPKELLTIGEEINVEVIELNVEQKRLRVSLKNLQEKPFTKFTNEHKVGDVIKGRIATLTDFGAFVSIGEVDGLLHNEEASWEPNAKCKTLFKKGDDVEVKIIKIDKEKENISLSIKEIADSPAKRFQDTYKLGDIVKGTVKDTKDFGVFIKLENNLDGLIRNEDFGPLKPEEIKNGDEIEAVIVNIDTKKNRVRLSVKRLEQQQEREVLKSVNDDSSMTLGDILKDQIK from the coding sequence ATGGGTATCGAAGATATTGATTTAGGTGAAGACTTTGATTTTGAGCAAATGCTTAATGAGTCTTTTGAGAATTCGGAAAATAATTCTGTGGTTGATGGTGTAATTGTTGAAATTACTAATGAAAGAGTTTTAGTTGATGTTGGTCAAAAAATTGAAGGTCAATTATCTGTTTCAGAAATTACAATCGGTGGTGAAGTAAAATACAAAGTTGGTGATGTAATCCCTGTTATGTTAATGGGTAATAGAGGAGAAAGACCAAGTATTTCTCACAAAAAAGTTTTACAAAAAGAAAAATTTGATGCTTTTGTAAAAGCTCATGGTGAAAACTTTGAAGATGTAACTATTGAAGGTAAAATCGTTTCTGTTAAACAAAGAGGTGGTTTTATTATCGAAGATGCTGATGGTTGTGAATATTTCATGCCTATGGCACAATCTTACCTAAAAGCACAAGGTGCAATTGGAAAAACTGTAAAAGCTAAAGTTATCAAAGTTAATAAAGCTCAAAATTCAATTATTGTTTCAAGAAAAAAATTAATTGAAGAATCAAAAGCTGTAAAAGATAACAAAGTTACTGAAATTTTAGATAATAAAGAACCAATCAATGGTATTATCAAAAAAATTACTTCTTATGGAATGTTTGTAGATTTAGGTGGAATTGATGGTTTAGTAAACTACAATGAAATCTCTTACAAAGGTCCTGTAAATCCTGCAAATTATTACAACGAAGGTGATGAAGTTTCTGTTGTAGTTTTATCTTATGACAAAGCAAAACAACACTTATCATTATCAATCAAAGCTGCTTTATCAAATCCTTGGGAAGAGATTAAAGATGAATTAGAAGTTGGTGATACAATTACTGTTACTGTTTCTAATTTTGAATCTTATGGGGCATTCGTTGATTTAGGAAATGACATTGAAGGTTTATTACATATTTCTGAAATTTCATGGAATAAAAACTTAAAAAATCCAAAAGAACTTTTAACAATCGGTGAAGAAATCAATGTTGAAGTTATTGAATTAAATGTTGAGCAAAAAAGATTAAGAGTATCTTTAAAAAATTTACAAGAAAAACCTTTCACTAAATTTACTAATGAGCACAAAGTTGGTGATGTTATAAAAGGTAGAATTGCTACTTTAACTGATTTTGGTGCATTTGTATCAATTGGTGAAGTTGATGGTTTATTACACAATGAAGAAGCTTCTTGGGAACCAAACGCAAAATGTAAAACACTGTTTAAAAAAGGTGATGATGTTGAAGTAAAAATCATCAAAATTGATAAAGAAAAAGAAAATATTTCATTATCAATCAAAGAAATAGCTGATTCTCCTGCAAAAAGATTCCAAGATACATATAAACTTGGTGATATTGTAAAAGGAACAGTAAAAGATACTAAAGATTTCGGTGTGTTCATTAAATTAGAAAATAATCTTGATGGATTAATCAGAAATGAAGATTTTGGACCATTAAAACCTGAAGAGATCAAAAATGGTGATGAAATTGAAGCTGTAATTGTAAATATTGATACTAAAAAAAATAGAGTTAGATTATCAGTAAAAAGATTAGAGCAACAACAAGAGAGAGAAGTTTTAAAATCTGTTAATGATGATTCATCTATGACTTTAGGTGATATTTTAAAAGATCAAATAAAATAA
- the serA gene encoding phosphoglycerate dehydrogenase, producing the protein MSKHTIVVCDHIHEAGLQILQNTEDVNYVYAADVNKTELLDIIKDAHVAITRSSTDVDEKFLNAATNLKALIRAGVGYDNVDIDGCSKRGIIAMNVPTANTIAAVELTMTHMLSCMRKFPYAHNQLKNDRVWKREDWYGNELYGKKLGVIGFGNIGHRVALRAKSFEMDVVTYDPYIPSTKATDLGIKYTTNFEDILACDIITIHTPKNKETIDMISFDEIAKMKDGVILINCARGGLYNEDALYENLKSGKIAMAGIDVFKKEPATNNPLLDLPNITVTAHLGANTKESQKEISIQAANNAIESARGIAYPNALNLPIDESKIPSFVKPYIELTQKMAFLLAQISKSEIRSINISAEGKISEYLDSLQTFATVGVLAVSSGSEVNYVNANFIAKEKGIELTMSELSNLSGYQNKVTIKITTPTGVKTISGTVFNDDVQRIVELSGFQLDIEPKGKMIIMRNNDVPGVIGEVGKILGDNKINIADFRLSRGKEGALAVILLDEKPSSEVIKKLDNLEAAIAVAYAEI; encoded by the coding sequence ATGAGTAAACATACAATTGTAGTTTGTGATCATATACATGAAGCTGGTTTACAAATTCTTCAAAATACAGAAGATGTAAACTACGTATATGCAGCAGACGTAAATAAAACAGAGCTATTAGATATTATTAAAGATGCTCATGTGGCAATTACTAGATCTTCAACTGATGTTGATGAAAAATTTTTAAATGCTGCAACAAATTTAAAAGCACTTATTAGAGCTGGTGTTGGATACGATAATGTTGATATTGATGGATGTAGTAAAAGAGGAATAATCGCAATGAATGTTCCAACTGCAAACACAATAGCAGCAGTTGAATTAACAATGACACATATGTTATCTTGTATGAGAAAATTCCCATATGCTCACAATCAATTAAAAAATGATAGAGTATGGAAAAGAGAAGATTGGTATGGAAATGAACTTTATGGTAAAAAATTAGGTGTTATCGGTTTTGGTAACATTGGACATAGAGTTGCATTAAGAGCTAAATCATTTGAAATGGATGTAGTTACATACGATCCATATATTCCTTCAACTAAAGCAACTGATTTAGGTATCAAATACACAACAAATTTCGAAGACATTTTAGCTTGTGATATTATTACAATTCACACACCAAAAAATAAAGAAACTATTGATATGATTTCTTTTGATGAAATTGCAAAAATGAAAGATGGTGTAATTTTAATAAATTGTGCTAGAGGTGGATTATATAATGAAGATGCATTATATGAAAACCTAAAATCTGGAAAAATTGCAATGGCTGGAATCGATGTATTCAAAAAAGAACCTGCAACAAATAATCCTTTACTAGATTTACCAAATATAACTGTAACTGCACACTTAGGTGCAAATACAAAAGAGTCTCAAAAAGAGATTTCTATTCAAGCAGCAAATAATGCTATTGAATCAGCAAGAGGAATTGCATATCCAAATGCCTTAAATTTACCAATTGATGAAAGTAAAATTCCTTCATTTGTAAAACCATATATTGAATTAACTCAAAAAATGGCATTTTTATTGGCTCAAATTAGTAAAAGTGAAATTAGATCTATCAATATCTCAGCAGAAGGTAAAATCTCTGAATATTTAGACTCTTTACAAACTTTTGCAACAGTTGGTGTTTTAGCTGTAAGTTCTGGAAGTGAAGTTAATTACGTTAATGCAAACTTCATCGCAAAAGAAAAAGGTATTGAATTAACAATGTCTGAATTATCTAACTTAAGTGGATACCAAAATAAAGTTACAATCAAAATAACAACTCCAACGGGTGTTAAAACTATTTCTGGAACTGTATTTAATGACGATGTACAAAGAATTGTTGAACTAAGTGGTTTCCAATTAGACATTGAACCAAAAGGTAAAATGATTATCATGAGAAACAACGATGTACCTGGTGTTATTGGTGAAGTTGGAAAAATCTTAGGTGATAACAAAATAAATATTGCTGACTTTAGATTATCAAGAGGTAAAGAGGGTGCATTAGCAGTTATTCTTCTTGATGAAAAACCAAGTTCAGAAGTAATTAAAAAACTTGATAATTTAGAAGCTGCAATTGCAGTTGCTTACGCTGAAATATAA
- the efp gene encoding elongation factor P produces the protein MAIGMSELKKGLKIEVDGIPYKITEYQHVKPGKGAAFVRCKIKSFLNGKVIEKTFHAGDKCEVPNLQQKQMQFLYDDGELLQFMDNTTYEQEGLTYEQVGDAFDWIIDGMTCDMMYFNGKAITVEPPMVVELKIVETPPNFKGDSQGGRKPATLESGAVVQIPFHILEGDIIKVDTRTGEYLEKVK, from the coding sequence ATGGCAATTGGTATGAGTGAATTAAAAAAAGGATTAAAAATCGAAGTTGATGGAATTCCTTACAAAATTACAGAATATCAACATGTAAAACCTGGAAAAGGTGCTGCATTTGTTAGATGTAAAATCAAATCATTTTTAAATGGAAAAGTTATTGAAAAAACTTTCCACGCTGGTGATAAATGTGAAGTTCCAAATTTACAACAAAAACAAATGCAATTTTTATATGATGATGGTGAATTATTACAATTTATGGATAACACAACTTATGAGCAAGAAGGTTTAACTTACGAGCAAGTTGGTGATGCATTTGATTGGATTATCGATGGTATGACTTGTGATATGATGTATTTTAATGGAAAAGCAATCACAGTTGAACCACCAATGGTAGTTGAATTAAAAATTGTTGAAACTCCACCTAACTTCAAAGGTGATTCTCAAGGTGGAAGAAAACCTGCAACTTTAGAATCAGGTGCAGTTGTTCAAATTCCTTTCCATATCTTAGAAGGTGATATTATCAAAGTAGACACTAGAACTGGTGAATACTTAGAAAAAGTAAAATAG
- the ribD gene encoding bifunctional diaminohydroxyphosphoribosylaminopyrimidine deaminase/5-amino-6-(5-phosphoribosylamino)uracil reductase RibD, which translates to MKIDDNFYMKLAIDEAWKYQLLTYPNPAVGCVIVKDGKLLAIEAHKEAGMPHAEINALKAAYLKVNPNSVVKTKSSSSDIHEFFLKNHNDFFNDCDIYVTLEPCNHIGKTPSCANLLKELKPKRVIISVKDPNKTAAGGLETLKNANIDVSVGILEEEGLNLLLPFISWQNKSCIFFKMAQTLNGSIDGKISGNRALAYVHTLRDKIDLLVIGGNSVRVDKPTLDARYIAGRAPDVFIYSKNKIFDNNIPLFRIPNRNVIISDDLFKLLDYKFVMIEGVYTLLDKLKERIDFLILIVNSKIKNGQNALNDIDINFEILHENYIGEDKIMFLKRK; encoded by the coding sequence ATGAAAATAGATGATAATTTTTATATGAAATTAGCAATTGATGAAGCATGGAAATATCAACTTTTAACTTATCCAAATCCTGCTGTTGGTTGCGTAATTGTTAAAGATGGAAAATTACTTGCAATTGAAGCTCATAAAGAGGCTGGAATGCCACATGCAGAGATTAATGCACTAAAAGCTGCATATTTGAAAGTAAATCCAAATTCTGTAGTTAAAACAAAAAGTAGTTCAAGTGATATTCATGAATTTTTTTTAAAGAATCATAACGATTTTTTTAATGATTGTGATATATATGTAACATTAGAACCATGTAATCACATAGGTAAGACTCCATCTTGTGCTAATCTTCTAAAAGAGTTAAAACCAAAAAGAGTAATAATTAGTGTCAAAGATCCAAATAAAACTGCAGCAGGAGGCTTAGAAACATTAAAAAATGCAAATATTGATGTATCAGTTGGAATATTAGAAGAAGAAGGTTTAAACCTTCTTTTACCTTTTATTTCCTGGCAAAATAAAAGTTGTATTTTTTTCAAAATGGCACAAACTTTAAATGGAAGTATTGATGGTAAAATATCTGGGAATAGGGCATTGGCTTATGTTCATACTTTAAGAGATAAAATTGATTTACTTGTTATTGGTGGAAATAGTGTAAGAGTTGATAAACCAACCCTTGATGCAAGATATATTGCTGGCCGAGCTCCTGATGTTTTTATCTATAGCAAAAACAAAATATTTGATAATAATATCCCTTTATTTAGAATTCCTAATAGAAATGTAATTATTTCAGATGATTTGTTTAAATTACTTGATTATAAATTTGTTATGATAGAAGGTGTTTACACACTATTAGATAAATTAAAAGAGAGAATAGATTTTTTAATATTGATTGTAAATTCGAAGATAAAAAATGGTCAAAATGCTCTAAATGATATTGATATAAACTTTGAAATATTACATGAGAATTATATTGGAGAAGATAAGATTATGTTTCTAAAAAGAAAATAG
- the rimP gene encoding ribosome maturation factor RimP, whose translation MNLEESIKLAVESLGAKLYDISTVKEHDKNIFRVSVTAEGGVSLDKCAEISRMISPILDVNEPMSGEYVLEVSSPGIERKLKKKEHFIASVGEKVRVKDFSTEVYKGQLIYADDEKIVIKTEFGEDELSYDSILAASTYFEW comes from the coding sequence ATGAATTTAGAAGAATCAATTAAGTTAGCAGTTGAAAGCTTAGGTGCAAAACTTTATGATATATCTACTGTAAAAGAGCATGATAAAAATATTTTTAGAGTTTCTGTTACAGCAGAAGGTGGAGTAAGTTTAGATAAATGTGCAGAAATCTCAAGAATGATTTCTCCAATATTAGATGTTAATGAACCAATGAGTGGAGAATATGTTTTAGAAGTTAGTTCTCCAGGAATTGAAAGAAAATTAAAAAAGAAAGAACATTTTATAGCTTCAGTTGGTGAAAAAGTAAGAGTTAAAGATTTTTCAACAGAAGTTTATAAAGGACAATTAATTTATGCAGATGATGAAAAAATAGTAATCAAAACCGAATTTGGTGAAGATGAATTATCATATGATTCAATTTTAGCTGCATCTACATATTTTGAATGGTAA
- the rbfA gene encoding 30S ribosome-binding factor RbfA, translated as MKSINLQRTESLLMELIPEALSNLSDAKINSLPITGVNCKNGKYDAIVYFDGSDYDKNEIKEIISSLNKANGRLKTHILASTGWYKCPNFTFVNDTSLEKSKHIEDLFAQIRKTKSSEE; from the coding sequence ATGAAAAGTATAAATTTACAAAGAACAGAATCATTACTTATGGAGTTAATTCCTGAAGCATTATCAAATTTAAGTGATGCAAAAATCAACTCTTTACCAATTACAGGTGTTAACTGTAAAAATGGTAAATATGATGCAATAGTATATTTTGATGGTTCTGACTATGATAAAAATGAAATTAAAGAGATTATTTCATCTTTGAATAAGGCTAATGGAAGATTAAAAACTCATATATTAGCAAGTACTGGTTGGTATAAATGTCCAAATTTTACATTTGTAAATGATACTTCATTAGAAAAATCAAAACATATTGAAGATCTATTTGCACAAATTAGAAAAACAAAGAGTAGTGAAGAATGA
- the infB gene encoding translation initiation factor IF-2, with amino-acid sequence MSDKVRVYEIAEEAGASSQDVITKAKDLGIELKSPQSAVSFEDAEEIANYIMTGKSSKISDKSPSKIKKTIKKEDTKENEKVEVLVEKKEKEEIIEKKDNEQIRKPELKKVAISKPISKAPSKTQEEFDKPELNADNSNKIVPKRRGLVIIKKKKAKDDLDVRSNNNIDSEIQPKKQMKSLSEILGGNEEEEKSNNNNYSVNTSEEAKKAKIKKEKKKTIVKAQDHGKKLEVAREYSDDFVSSDDSLLGEEVVLLDMDLGDTFKIFDEPKPQNPAKQSRSSRPAAFGNAPQGLKRGKRKKRIARTNEVVEIKEVTIPEDIRVYEFAEACGKSPAEVITVLFSLGMMVTKNDFLKQDELEILGEEFGIEVTVKDALEDVNYIEDYHGEDVDESSFVTRPPVVTIMGHVDHGKTSLLDKIRSSKIAAGEAGGITQHISSYTVEKNGQKITFVDTPGHAAFSAMRARGANVTDIIIIVVAADDGVKAQTEEVISHAKASGCPIIVAMNKMDKESANPDMVKAQMAERELTPIDWGGNTEFIGVSAKTGEGIDELLENILIQAELLELTADPSAKAKATVIESSLEKGRGPVANIIVQNGTLRIGDNIVCDTTFGRVKAITDDNGRPVKELGLSETGTVLGLNEVPTTGSIMVVMDSDKEARDIATTRAEHARAKELSKSTKVSLEEMSGLIAEGKIKQLPVIIKADVGGSLEAIKGSLEKIANDEVKVKVIHAAVGGITESDLVLAGASDGCIILGFNVRPTGSIKAKAKADGITINTYSIIYDLIDDIKDALSGMMSAVIREENTGQAEVRDTFVVPKVGTVAGCLVTDGKVIRGGHARIIRDGVVTYTGKISSLKRFKDDVKEVANGYECGIMFEKFNDIKVGDFIETFIQIEEKVSVDN; translated from the coding sequence ATGTCAGATAAAGTAAGAGTTTATGAAATTGCAGAAGAAGCGGGAGCAAGTAGCCAAGACGTTATAACGAAAGCTAAAGATTTAGGAATAGAACTAAAATCACCGCAAAGTGCAGTATCATTTGAAGATGCTGAAGAGATTGCAAACTATATTATGACAGGAAAAAGTTCAAAAATTTCTGATAAATCACCTTCGAAGATAAAGAAAACAATCAAAAAAGAAGATACTAAAGAAAACGAAAAAGTTGAAGTTTTAGTTGAGAAAAAAGAAAAAGAAGAAATAATTGAAAAAAAAGATAATGAACAAATAAGAAAACCTGAATTAAAAAAAGTAGCAATTTCTAAACCTATTTCAAAAGCTCCTTCAAAAACTCAAGAAGAATTTGACAAACCTGAATTAAATGCTGATAACTCAAATAAAATTGTTCCTAAGAGAAGAGGATTAGTTATTATTAAGAAGAAAAAAGCAAAAGATGATTTAGATGTTAGAAGTAATAATAATATTGATTCAGAAATTCAACCAAAAAAACAGATGAAATCTTTAAGTGAGATTTTAGGTGGGAATGAAGAAGAAGAAAAATCAAATAATAACAATTATTCTGTAAATACAAGTGAAGAAGCTAAAAAAGCTAAAATCAAAAAAGAGAAAAAGAAAACGATTGTTAAAGCACAAGACCATGGTAAAAAACTTGAAGTTGCAAGAGAATATTCAGATGATTTTGTAAGTTCAGATGACTCTTTATTAGGTGAAGAAGTAGTTTTACTTGATATGGATTTAGGTGATACATTTAAAATATTTGATGAACCAAAACCACAAAATCCAGCAAAACAATCAAGAAGTTCAAGACCAGCTGCATTTGGAAATGCTCCTCAAGGTTTAAAAAGAGGAAAAAGAAAGAAAAGAATAGCAAGAACTAATGAAGTAGTTGAAATTAAAGAAGTTACAATTCCTGAAGATATTAGAGTATATGAGTTCGCTGAAGCTTGTGGAAAATCACCTGCTGAAGTTATAACGGTATTATTTAGTTTAGGTATGATGGTTACAAAAAATGACTTCTTAAAACAAGATGAGTTAGAAATTCTTGGTGAAGAGTTTGGTATTGAAGTTACAGTTAAAGATGCATTAGAAGATGTTAATTATATTGAAGATTATCATGGAGAAGATGTTGATGAATCATCATTTGTAACCAGACCTCCAGTTGTTACAATTATGGGACACGTTGACCATGGTAAAACATCTTTATTAGACAAAATTAGAAGTTCAAAAATTGCAGCTGGTGAGGCTGGTGGAATTACACAACATATTTCATCATATACTGTAGAAAAAAATGGACAAAAAATCACTTTTGTTGATACTCCAGGTCACGCTGCTTTCTCTGCTATGAGAGCAAGAGGTGCAAATGTAACAGATATTATTATTATTGTTGTTGCTGCTGATGATGGTGTTAAAGCTCAAACTGAAGAAGTTATTTCTCATGCAAAAGCAAGTGGTTGTCCAATTATTGTTGCGATGAACAAAATGGATAAAGAGAGTGCAAATCCAGATATGGTTAAAGCACAAATGGCAGAAAGAGAATTAACTCCTATTGATTGGGGTGGAAATACAGAATTTATTGGCGTATCTGCAAAAACAGGTGAAGGAATAGATGAATTATTAGAAAATATTTTAATTCAAGCAGAATTATTAGAATTAACTGCTGATCCATCTGCAAAAGCTAAAGCTACAGTTATTGAATCTTCATTAGAAAAAGGAAGAGGACCAGTTGCAAATATTATTGTTCAAAATGGTACACTAAGAATTGGTGATAATATTGTTTGTGATACAACTTTTGGTAGAGTAAAAGCAATTACTGATGATAATGGAAGACCAGTTAAAGAGTTAGGACTTTCAGAAACAGGTACAGTTTTAGGATTAAATGAAGTTCCAACAACTGGTTCAATCATGGTAGTTATGGATTCTGATAAAGAAGCAAGAGATATCGCAACAACAAGAGCTGAACACGCACGTGCTAAAGAGTTATCTAAATCTACAAAAGTTTCATTAGAAGAGATGAGTGGATTGATTGCAGAAGGTAAAATTAAACAATTACCAGTAATTATTAAAGCTGATGTTGGTGGTTCTTTAGAAGCTATTAAAGGTTCGTTAGAAAAAATTGCAAATGATGAAGTAAAAGTAAAAGTTATTCATGCCGCAGTTGGTGGAATTACTGAATCAGATTTAGTTCTAGCAGGTGCAAGTGATGGTTGTATAATCTTAGGATTTAATGTAAGACCTACAGGATCAATTAAAGCAAAAGCAAAAGCTGATGGTATAACTATTAATACTTATTCAATCATCTATGATTTAATAGATGACATTAAAGATGCATTATCTGGAATGATGAGTGCAGTAATTAGAGAAGAGAATACTGGACAAGCTGAAGTTAGAGATACATTCGTTGTTCCAAAAGTTGGAACAGTTGCTGGATGTTTAGTAACTGATGGTAAAGTTATCAGAGGTGGACATGCAAGAATTATTAGAGATGGTGTTGTAACTTATACAGGTAAAATCTCATCACTAAAAAGATTTAAAGATGATGTTAAAGAAGTTGCAAATGGATATGAGTGTGGTATTATGTTTGAAAAATTCAATGATATAAAAGTTGGAGATTTTATCGAAACATTTATCCAAATTGAAGAAAAAGTATCTGTAGATAATTAA
- a CDS encoding DUF448 domain-containing protein has product MPSLKKILRTCIICKNKLEQKELIRLKCEDKKLSFYDNFGRSFYICNECSSKLHLDINGKDYKKIEKSLCKECKNKDKYVTQLKEMLTNVR; this is encoded by the coding sequence TTGCCTAGTTTAAAAAAAATCTTAAGAACTTGCATTATTTGTAAGAACAAATTAGAACAAAAAGAGTTAATAAGATTAAAATGTGAAGATAAAAAATTGTCTTTTTATGATAATTTTGGAAGAAGTTTTTATATCTGTAATGAGTGTAGTTCAAAATTACATTTAGATATAAATGGAAAAGATTATAAAAAAATTGAAAAATCACTTTGTAAAGAGTGTAAAAATAAAGATAAGTATGTTACACAACTTAAGGAGATGCTAACAAATGTCAGATAA
- the thrB gene encoding homoserine kinase: protein MKVSVPATSANLGPGFDCLGLAISMKNQVIIRPSKFHSVSLKGEGANNPALKDNNMFISIFNDFYHNLSNKKRHFRFEFQNEIPLSRGLGSSSAVIVSAIASAYAIEGIKLEKDKLLNLALAYESHPDNITPAVMGGFNVACVQENEVKYINKSIPKSLKAVIVVPNRAISTQLSRKTLPFKYSKEDTVFNISHSSLLTAAFMAENWEMLKYASNDQIHQKYRMKQMPELFDVQKTALKEGALMSTLSGSGSTLFSIAYTDDSKNLEKVLKLKFPHFRVFITDFDNTGVRIEI, encoded by the coding sequence ATGAAAGTAAGCGTTCCAGCTACTAGTGCAAATTTAGGACCAGGTTTTGATTGTCTTGGTCTTGCAATCTCAATGAAAAATCAAGTAATTATCAGACCCTCAAAATTTCATAGTGTATCTTTAAAAGGTGAAGGGGCAAATAATCCTGCTTTAAAAGATAACAATATGTTTATCTCTATTTTTAATGATTTTTATCATAATTTATCAAATAAAAAAAGACATTTTAGATTTGAATTTCAAAATGAAATCCCACTATCACGTGGTTTAGGAAGTTCTTCTGCTGTTATTGTTTCAGCAATTGCAAGTGCTTATGCAATTGAGGGAATCAAACTTGAAAAAGATAAATTATTAAATTTAGCTCTTGCATATGAAAGTCATCCTGATAATATTACGCCAGCTGTAATGGGTGGATTTAATGTTGCTTGTGTTCAAGAAAATGAAGTTAAATATATTAATAAATCAATTCCAAAGAGTTTAAAAGCAGTAATAGTTGTGCCAAATAGAGCAATATCAACTCAATTATCAAGAAAAACTTTACCTTTTAAATATTCTAAAGAGGATACAGTATTTAATATTTCTCATTCATCATTATTAACAGCTGCATTTATGGCAGAAAATTGGGAAATGTTAAAATATGCATCAAATGATCAAATTCATCAAAAATATAGAATGAAACAGATGCCAGAGCTATTTGATGTACAAAAAACAGCATTAAAAGAGGGTGCTTTAATGAGTACATTATCAGGTTCAGGGTCAACGTTATTCTCAATAGCATATACTGATGATAGTAAAAATTTAGAAAAAGTATTAAAACTTAAATTCCCTCATTTTAGAGTTTTTATAACAGATTTTGATAATACTGGTGTGAGAATAGAAATTTGA